The genomic window CCATATACAGTAGCATCAAAATTATCATCTATAAGACCTAATTCAACAATATTAGGAATACCATCATTATCATTATCTAAATCTAAAATATCTGCAACACCGTCGCCATCTAAATCGCAAAGTGTTTGTTTAACAAAAACATCATCAATAGCCAAATCATTACCTATACCTCCTAAATTAGCATTACTCAATTCTACTGTGAACTCTGTAAAACTAGTAGTGAAGCTAGCACTAACCTCAACCCAATCTCCGGCAGCACTTGTAGGCTGAATTAAACCTGAGGTTTCTGAAATTATAACATTACCATTAGGATCGTAAATTGTAATAACAACTTCTGGCCTAATCCTAGAAGCTACTCCTGGTGCATCATCTCTATCTATATTAATCGCATAAAACCCAAACTGAACTGGTACATTTGGTGTAGCACCAACGATAGATTGACCGTAAAACACTCCTGGTTCTGCTGTAGCATTGAATATCGCCATTCTTCCATTTATATCACCAGGCGTATGGTCTTCTCCTGCATACCAATAATCTTCAGCCCAACTTGCAATATCTACATCAATACCGTCATTAACACCATTATTATTTGTTATTATATGATGAACTGTATAATCACCATCATTAACACTAGTTGAATTATAATTAGAGGAGCATGAACCTGTACCATCTTCATAACAGTAAGACGTTGTTACACCAGAGTAATTGCCATTTATTTCTACCCTATTCGTACCTGAACCAAATGTTTCATTTAAGAAAACAACATCTGTTGTAGTTGATGATGAATTGGCATTACACAAAGCACTTTCAACACTATCTAAAACACCATCATTATCATCATCAAGATCAATGATATCTGGCACACCATCACCATCTGTATCTTTTGATGTATTGCTTCCCTGGCCTTGTACCATGAAAGAAAATGGGTTTTCATCAGAATCATTAGAGTTAATAACAACTTCCGTCGAAATTGTAGCTATTGAAGAAGGGTCAAACTCAATAATAAAGCTTGTAGATTCACCGTATGCCAAAACAGTTTCTGATGGTTGGCTGATTATCGTAAAATCTGAAGATCCATTTAAAGATACATATGGAGAAACCAACGTAAGATCGGAATTACCTTCATTAAAGATTTCAAATGTTCTTTGAATTCCACCAGAATTTATATCATAAGCTCCAAAATCAGTAAAATTTGTTTCGGTAGCAGTTGTATCTCCATTCAAAATCGAATTACTATTACCAAACAATGCAATATCTGGTTCACTTGCAGAAGAAGAAACAAAATTTATTAAATAATCTTCAACTTCACCATTGGTCCATTGATAGTCACAAGACGTAAAACCTGTACCTGTAGCACCTATAACACCAATGCGTATTTTAGACAAAACTTCATCTGCTGTACTTGGTATCGGAATACTTATAGGAACCGTTACTGTTTTATTTCCGCTAACGTTGTTACTATCTTGAAACGTAAATAAATGTCGTTCACCTGCATCTTCAAAATCATCATCTGAATTCTCATTAAAATTTAACCAAACAGCAACAGTATTGCTATTGGTGTTCCATCCATTCAAAGTCACTGTAACATTACCAGATAAAGTCTCTCCTACAGGAATATCAACAGGAGAAATACCAGAGTAATATGTAAAACCACCTGTATTTCCTGAACTATTATTGTTAATACCTGCCACTGAAACATTTGAAATGTAAAGTGTGTTATAGTTATTTACATTTATTGGATCACAGAATACTGGTACAGAGTCCGTAGGAGAACCAACACCTGAGCCTTCAACAAAATTTACATTATAATCCTCTACTTCACCAGCCTGCCAATCATAATCACAAGACGAGAAGTTTGTAGCAGTGCCTGTCCTCATGCCAACACGCATCCTAGACAATCCATTTTGAACATTTGATGGAATAGGAATACTAATAGGCACAGTCACATTTTTCTTTCCACCAGTATTATTAGTGTCTTGAAAAGTGAACAAAAAGCGCTCTCCACTATCCTCAAAATCATCATCCTCTTCTGTATTGAAATTTAACCAAACTACAATTGTATTAGTACTTGTATTCCATCCGTCAATTTTTACTTTAACAGTTCCTGTTAATGTTTCTCCTGCAACTATATCTGTCGGCGAAACGTTTGAATAGTAGTTGTAAGCGCCTGTAGGCCCACCGCTACTTTTGTTAATAGCACCTATTGATACATTAGAAATGTAATTGGTATTGTAGTTATTAATATTTACTGGAGTACAGTACTGTGCATGTAAGTTTGAAAAAAACAAAGCATTAAACAACAGCAAAAAACAGGTTAAGGGTGTTTTTGAAGTTTTCATAGGTCAAGATAATGGCGTCCAGGACAAGACTTTGAGGGGCAGAACTATCCTTTACATTAGCAAAAAATTATTAACATTTTTTAATAACGGGAGCAATTATAGAAATAAAAAAATTAATAAACTAATAAAAATGGTATTTTTTATCGATTAAATGCTTTATTAATCCGATTAAATACTTTTTTTGTCAGAAAAATAAAACATAAAACACTATGAATCAGATTATAAAGTTTGTTAGATCTTCTATCTTAGAAATTAATTGAATTTTGATTGTAGTGTTTTTTATACTTAACTTATTGTATTTGGACACAAAAATGGTAGTAAAACCAAGCTTTTCAGCTTCTAAAATACGTTGTTCTATGCGTTGTACTGGTCTTATTTCTCCTGATAAACCAACTTCAGCGGCAAAACAATAATCACTTGGTAAAGCCACATCTTCATTTGATGATAAAATTGAAGCCACAACTGCTAAATCTATTGCTGGGTCATCTACTGTAATTCCGCCTGTGATATTTAAAAAGACATCTTTTGCTCCCAATCTAAAACCTGCTCTTTTTTCTAAAACAGCTAAGAGCATATTTAAACGCTTAGCATTAAAACCAGTTGCTGAACGTTGTGGTGTACCATAAACTGCTGTGCTTACTAATGCTTGCACTTCTATCATTAATGGTCGCAACCCTTCTAAAGTCGCTGCAATAGCATTACCAGATAGTTCGCCATCTTTTTCAGAAATTAAAATCTCTGAAGGGTTAGAGACTTCGCGCAAACCAGAACCTTGCATTTCATATATACCAAGCTCATTGGTAGATCCAAATCGGTTTTTGTGTGCTCTTAAAATTCTAAACACATGGTTACGATCACCTTCAAACTGTAAAACCGTGTCTACCATGTGCTCTAAAATCTTTGGACCAGCAATATTACCATCCTTGGTGATGTGACCAATTAAAAGTACTGGTGTTGTTGTTTCCTTAGCATATTTTATTAGCTCTGTAGTGCATTCTTTTATTTGAGAAATACTTCCTGCTGAAGATTCTATATAATCGCTATGTAAAGTTTGAATAGAATCTATAATAACCAAATCTGGCTCTAAAGCTTCTATTTGCTTAAAGATGTTTTGAGTTTTTGTTTCGGTAAGAATGTAGCAATTATTCTCTTTTGGGTTAATACGCTCAGCACGCATTTTAATTTGCTTCTGACTTTCTTCGCCTGAAACATAAAGGGTTTTGTAAGGTAAACTCAATGCTACCTGAAGCAACAATGTACTTTTACCAATACCAGGTTCACCACCTAAGAGCGTTAATGAGCCTTGTACCATTCCACCTCCAAGTACACGATTAAATTCTGCATCTTGCATGTTTAATCTTGCTTCTTGAGCAGTATCTATTTCGTTTATTTTTAAAGGCTTAGATACACGCTTAGTTGTTGCAGAACTAGATTTCCAATCGCTTTTTTCTGGTTTTTGAATAACTTCTTCGGCAATAGTGTTCCATTGTTTACAAGAATTGCATTGTCCTTGCCATTTAACATATTGCGCACCGCAATTTTGACAAAAAAAAGTTGTTTTTACTTTAGCCATTAACTCTTACTCCCTTAATTATCTTCCTTTTCCTTATTCTCCTCATCCTCTTTGGCTTTCTTTTCTTTTTCGGCCTTTTCTGCTTCTTTTGCTGCCTCTTTTTCCTCTTTTTCTTTTTGCTTGGCTAGTTTACGCTCTTCTTTTTCGATTTCCTTTTCAAGCTCCATCAACTCAATGGTGCCATTAAGTTCTTCCAATTTTGAAGTTATATAATCTATCGTTATAAGCGGAGTTTCTTCGAGCTCCAAAGCGTCTTCGTAATATTTAATCGCCTTTTTGGTATCTTCAGTTTTTTCGGCATGCATCGCTAGATAATGACTACCCAAAACAGACTCAGGATATAACTTTTTAGCTAATTTACCTATAGCTTCTAACGATTCTAAGTCTTCTCGCTGTTCTGCAGCTTTTCTTATTTTTTCAAACTCTTCTTCTGTGATTGGTTTTGTTATACCAAAAAGCTCTTCTATCTTGTCGTAACGCTCCACTAGATAGTCATCTAAAGTTCCTTCATACGGTAAGACTTTCTCTTCTAGTTCTTTTTCGCGAAGTGGTTTATATAGTTCAAAAATCTTATCGAAAGACCTTGCTATGGCACTATTTACTAAAGTGTAATGCGTATCGTTATCAAAATCATCGAAATAATAGGTTAAAAACTGATTGTTTACAGCAGATATTTGCTCATTGGCACTTAAAACAGCTTCTCTTATGTATGGCAAATCTTTATCTGATGTTGCCATGTAATAGAAAATATCATCTTTAAAAAACTCTAAACGCTCACCTAAATAATCCCTTACGGTGCCTGATAAATCTGGACTTATGCAGACATAAGCATTAAATAATGGATCTTCTTTAAAAAGAAAAGAGTTAATAAAATTACCCATTAAGTCGTGCCCAACTGCTATTTTAAATTTACTGAGATTGTAATTTTCTTCTAAATAAGGTATCAGTTCTTGAACTACAAAATTATGAAAACGCAATCCTGATTCTTTTGGCAACCCTGTAACTTCATCGCAATAGCCATCGTATCTCCTATCGTTTCCTTGTACTACACCAACTATTATTGAGCTTGGCATATCGTCAAAATAGGTTTGAAAATCTACCTGACCAGCAATAGGCTCAAAGAGATAATCACCATCAAAAACCACAATTAATGGATACATAATCTCTGACGATGGATCATAATTTTTTGGTAATTTTATTTTTAGTTTTCTGACACTACTAAGATTTGATGAATTAATTTCTTTGTAGCTAATCTGTGCAAAAAGTGGCGTGCAAATAAGCAGCACTAACACTATTAAAACGGCTTTTTTCAAAGAGATGAAGTTTTGGTTCTCACTGTAAAACATTTCAGAATTTTTTGGGATTGTAATCATTTCTGTTTCGTTTTTAGTTCTTTAATTCATCTTGAATTTGGTACATCTTATCTAACATCAATTCTTTATCAATGTATTGAGAAGGCTCTAGCATTAAACCAGACTTGTATTGTAATAAAGCTTTTCTGAGACTACCTTCAATTTCATAGTACATTCCCATATAATATGAACTTAACATTGATCTTGGGTATTCTTTTTTAACTAATAATGCAAGATTTTCTAGAGATACTAAATCGTCTTTTTTCTTAGACGCTGCAGCAATAGCTCTAATATCGTTTTCTACAAGTCGTTTTTCAAAACCGTAGAAGTACTTAATATTATCATATTTACTTACAAGGTAATCGTAAGGCGATCCTTCGTAGGTAAGTATTTTTTCTTTGTATTCCTTACCATCTATAGGCTTATATAATGTAAAAATGTCGTTTAGAGCTTTTGGAATTCCCATTCCCACTAAAGAATAGTGATTGGCATCATCAAAATTGTGAAATGTATATTTTAACTTTTCGTTTTCTACAGTCTTTAACTTAGCATCGCACTCAACTACTTCTGCTTTTATTGATTTAAAATCTTCGCTTCCGGTTGCAAGATAATAGAAGGTTTCTCTATCTAACGCTGCTAATTGAGACTGAATTTTGTCTACAATATTGGTTTCTAAATCTGGACTTAAACTTATATAAGCTCTAAATGAATTCTTGTCTTTTAATAAAAAATAATTGATAAAATTAGCTCCTTCATCATGGCCAACTACCACCTTAAACTCAGAAACCTTGTAGTTGCTTTCTATAAATGGCATTAATTCATCGTGCACAAAGGCATAAAAATTTTCTCCATTTTCTGACAATATTCCCTCTTCATCGTGTTCAAAATCTGTCTTTCTGTAGATCTCTTGATTAACACCCACAACAATACACTCTGGAATGTCTTCCCAATATGCCTGATAATCTACATTACCTGCTACTGGCTCAAAAAGATAGTCTCCATCTAATACAATAACTAGGGGATAAACACGCTCTGCTTTAGCATCGTAATTTCTAGGCAATTGAATTTTTAATTCTCTTGGACTGTTAAGCTTGTCTGACTTTACGGTTTTGTGAATAGTTTGCGCATACCCACTTACGGCCAAACAAAACATTAAAATTGTTGTGAAGAATGTCTTCATTTGTAATGGTGATCTTTAAAGTTAGAGCAAGGTAAAAAATATTTCTAAATACCTGCTTTCTTTCTGTTGTAGATTGGCAGATAGATTAAAGAAATACCACCAAGAATAATTATTACTAAAGTTTGTGTAGACCACATTATCCAACCAAAAGCTCTACTAGGATCTTCAGCTATATTGAATAACGCAAAAGCTATAACTATGGCTTCTGGGAAAGAGCCAATACCTCCATTGGTTGCCGCAATACTAAAGCTTGCCAAAATAAACCCAATTAAAATTGCTGCCAACGGCATATTTTCTAATTCGGGTAACGCAAATGTTGTAATATAGAACATAGCTAAATACATTACCCAAATAAAGATTGTATGAAAAATGAAAGCCCATTTCTTTTTCATTTTAAAAATACTAAGCGCACCTTCTACTAATCCGCCAATAAATTCTTTGATCTTTAGGGCAATTTCTGAACCACTTCTAACAATAAAAACATATAACAAAACAGCTAATGCAATAAGAACTGCAGCTCCTATTATTAACGTTGAAGCATTGAACTTACTGGCAAAAAAAGCATATATAAATTCAAACTCTAAAACAAAAGCCAGACCGATAATCAAAAAAAGCATGATAGTATCTGCTACGCGCTCTGCGACTATGGTTCCAAAACCTTTTTCGAATGGAATATTTTCATAATTTGTTAAAATTGAAGCTCTAGCTACTTCACCAGCTCTAGGTATAGTTAAGTTAATGAGATACGCCGAGTATACTGCCATAAAACTATTAGCCAACTTGGGCTTATAGCCCAAAGGCTCTGCCATATACAACCAACGATAAGCTCTTGACAAATGACTTAAAACACCAAAACTAACACCAAGAATTATCCAAAAATAGTCTGCATCCTTAAAATACTGAACTAGCTTTGAAATTGAAATTTGAGAAAGCGAATACCACACCAAAACCACTCCTAAGAGTAAGGGTATCACAACTTTTAGGATGGACTTGGACTTACTCAAACAACGTTATTTTAGAAGATTGGTAGCCTCGTCTGGGAATACTAATGAAGGTTTAAAAACTTTAGCTTCTTCAATATCCATAAAAGCATAAGTAATTAAAATTAAAATATCACCAACAGCTACTTTACGAGCCGCAGCACCATTTAACGTTATTTCACCACTATTTCGCGGACCAGGTATACAGTAGGTTTCGAGACGTTCACCATTGTTATTATTTACAATCTGAACTTTTTCTCCCTGTATGATATTAGCAGCATCCATTAAATCTTCATCAATAGTTATACTACCAATGTAGTTAAGGTCTGCTCCTGTACATTTAACACGATGAATCTTAGATTTTACAACTTGTATTTGCATGAGGCAAAGATAATTAATTTAAGGCGATATTATCTATAAGTCTTATATCACCAGCATAAACAGCAATAAATGCTCTGTATGTCTTTTTTGTTGATTTTCGTTTTACTGGTTTTAGGGTCTCTGTATCTGCAATAATAAAATACTCTAACTCTAAGAGTGGTTGCTTACTAAATTGCTTTTCAACCCATTCCGTAACTTTTTTAGCACTTTTTGTGCCAAACTTAGTTTTGGCAGAGTTTAATGTTTTGTATATAAATGGCGCAGCTATTCTATGTTCGGTTGTTAACCTTGTGTTTCTAGAGCTCATAGCCAAACCATCTTCGGCTCTGTGAATTGGACACCCAATAATTTCTACAGGAATGTGATACAATTCAACCAACTTTTTAATAATCTGTAACTGCTGAAAGTCTTTTTCACCAAAGTATGCTCGGTTAGGCCTTACAATCTCAAATAACCGTTTTACTATAGTTCCTACACCATCAAAATGCCCATCTCTAAACGCTCCCTCCATTTCATTCTCAAGCCCATCAAACTTAAAAGATTGAGACTGCACCTTACCTTCGTAAATATCCTCAACTGAAGGTGCGTACACTATAATTTTATCGTTACTAACAGTCTTTAACAACTTTACATCTGCCTCTAGTGTTCTCGGGTATTTTACTAAATCTTCTTGGTTGTCAAACTGTGTAGGGTTTACAAAAATGCTAACTACAACAACTGTGTTCTCACTCAATCCCTTTTCTACTAAAGACAAATGACCATTATGAAGTGCACCCATAGTAGGCACAAATCCAATAGTAGAATTATTAGCCTTAAAGTCATCAATAAGATGAGACAATTCAGATTTATTATGAAAAATTTTCACTTTGGTAACAAAAAATTAACGCGTGCAAACATAATATTTTACTGGCAATCTGCACAAATTTTTGTAATTTTGCATGTTTTTTACTCTTAATTTACAAAAGCAGAAGATTTATGAAAGATAAACGAATATTGTATGTGTCCTCGGAAGTAGTTCCATATTTACCAGAAACGGAGATTTCTTCAATGTCCTTTGAAGCTCCAAGAATGGTAAACAAACAAGGAGGGCAAATACGAATATTTATGCCACGCTTTGGTAACATAAACGAGAGAAGACACCAGCTACACGAGGTAATTAGACTTTCTGGAATTAACCTGGTAATTAATGACTTAGACATGCCTCTGATTATTAAAGTAGCCTCGATTCCAAAAGAACGTATACAGGTATACTTTATAGATAATGAGGAATATTTTAAAAGAAAGGCAACCTTAACCGATGAAGATGGTAAGCTTTTCCCAGATAACGACGAACGTGCTATTTTCTTTGCAAAAGGAGTCATAGAAACTGTTAAAAAATTAAATTGGGCTCCAGATATTATCCATGTGAATGGATGGCTAGCATCTTTATTACCATTATACCTTAAAGAATTCTACAAAACTGAACCTTTATTCACAGAAAGTAAAATTGTGACTTCTGTATACAATCAAAACTTTGAAGGTACGTTAGATAAAGGAATGGTAGACAAAGTAAAGTTTGATGGTATAGACGAGGAGGCTATTAAACCATTACAAAAACCAGATTATATTAACCTTATGAAAATAGCTATTGATAATTCGGATGCCATTATTAGAGGTTCGCAAGAATTGCCAAAAGAATTAGATGGCTATATAAATGAACTAGATAAACCTGTATTAGATTTTCATTCTATCGAAGAGTTTGCAGATCCTTACACAGAATTTTACAAAGAAGCTGTACTTAAAAACAGTTAATTACACCTATGAAAAAGAAAAAAATTGCCCTTAATATATTTGCACTTGCACTTATAGTAACCAGTTTTATTGCTTGCGATAGCGATTTTAACAACTTAGAATCTGATGTTTTAAATAGTGATGTAGCGACAAACTTCAATATTAAAAAACTTAGTGAGCTAGAAAGCAACCCTGAGTTTTCTGAAGTTATAACCTACTCTCAGGCTTTAGGCCCTGTACAAACCAATAGCTCCCTAAATCTTAGCACACTAGGCTTATATGATGATGTATACGGCAGAGTTACTTCTAGTTTTGTCTCTCAAGTTACATTATCTTCTTACTCTCCTACCTTTCAAGGTAGTGCCGATGAGTTGGCTATAGATTCTGTTGTTTTAACCATGCCTTATTTTTATGGAGTTACAGACGTAGATGAAGATAACAATATTACGTATAATGTAGATTCTATTTTTCCTGATGGAGACACATACAATCCTATCAAATTACATATCTATGAAAACAATTATTTCATAAGAGATTTTGATCCAAATGCTGAATTTAATGATGCTCAAGCTTACTTTTCAAACAAAACC from Winogradskyella sp. MH6 includes these protein-coding regions:
- the radA gene encoding DNA repair protein RadA encodes the protein MAKVKTTFFCQNCGAQYVKWQGQCNSCKQWNTIAEEVIQKPEKSDWKSSSATTKRVSKPLKINEIDTAQEARLNMQDAEFNRVLGGGMVQGSLTLLGGEPGIGKSTLLLQVALSLPYKTLYVSGEESQKQIKMRAERINPKENNCYILTETKTQNIFKQIEALEPDLVIIDSIQTLHSDYIESSAGSISQIKECTTELIKYAKETTTPVLLIGHITKDGNIAGPKILEHMVDTVLQFEGDRNHVFRILRAHKNRFGSTNELGIYEMQGSGLREVSNPSEILISEKDGELSGNAIAATLEGLRPLMIEVQALVSTAVYGTPQRSATGFNAKRLNMLLAVLEKRAGFRLGAKDVFLNITGGITVDDPAIDLAVVASILSSNEDVALPSDYCFAAEVGLSGEIRPVQRIEQRILEAEKLGFTTIFVSKYNKLSIKNTTIKIQLISKIEDLTNFII
- a CDS encoding alpha/beta hydrolase-fold protein, producing the protein MITIPKNSEMFYSENQNFISLKKAVLIVLVLLICTPLFAQISYKEINSSNLSSVRKLKIKLPKNYDPSSEIMYPLIVVFDGDYLFEPIAGQVDFQTYFDDMPSSIIVGVVQGNDRRYDGYCDEVTGLPKESGLRFHNFVVQELIPYLEENYNLSKFKIAVGHDLMGNFINSFLFKEDPLFNAYVCISPDLSGTVRDYLGERLEFFKDDIFYYMATSDKDLPYIREAVLSANEQISAVNNQFLTYYFDDFDNDTHYTLVNSAIARSFDKIFELYKPLREKELEEKVLPYEGTLDDYLVERYDKIEELFGITKPITEEEFEKIRKAAEQREDLESLEAIGKLAKKLYPESVLGSHYLAMHAEKTEDTKKAIKYYEDALELEETPLITIDYITSKLEELNGTIELMELEKEIEKEERKLAKQKEKEEKEAAKEAEKAEKEKKAKEDEENKEKEDN
- a CDS encoding alpha/beta hydrolase, translating into MKTFFTTILMFCLAVSGYAQTIHKTVKSDKLNSPRELKIQLPRNYDAKAERVYPLVIVLDGDYLFEPVAGNVDYQAYWEDIPECIVVGVNQEIYRKTDFEHDEEGILSENGENFYAFVHDELMPFIESNYKVSEFKVVVGHDEGANFINYFLLKDKNSFRAYISLSPDLETNIVDKIQSQLAALDRETFYYLATGSEDFKSIKAEVVECDAKLKTVENEKLKYTFHNFDDANHYSLVGMGIPKALNDIFTLYKPIDGKEYKEKILTYEGSPYDYLVSKYDNIKYFYGFEKRLVENDIRAIAAASKKKDDLVSLENLALLVKKEYPRSMLSSYYMGMYYEIEGSLRKALLQYKSGLMLEPSQYIDKELMLDKMYQIQDELKN
- a CDS encoding lysylphosphatidylglycerol synthase transmembrane domain-containing protein, encoding MSKSKSILKVVIPLLLGVVLVWYSLSQISISKLVQYFKDADYFWIILGVSFGVLSHLSRAYRWLYMAEPLGYKPKLANSFMAVYSAYLINLTIPRAGEVARASILTNYENIPFEKGFGTIVAERVADTIMLFLIIGLAFVLEFEFIYAFFASKFNASTLIIGAAVLIALAVLLYVFIVRSGSEIALKIKEFIGGLVEGALSIFKMKKKWAFIFHTIFIWVMYLAMFYITTFALPELENMPLAAILIGFILASFSIAATNGGIGSFPEAIVIAFALFNIAEDPSRAFGWIMWSTQTLVIIILGGISLIYLPIYNRKKAGI
- the panD gene encoding aspartate 1-decarboxylase; the protein is MQIQVVKSKIHRVKCTGADLNYIGSITIDEDLMDAANIIQGEKVQIVNNNNGERLETYCIPGPRNSGEITLNGAAARKVAVGDILILITYAFMDIEEAKVFKPSLVFPDEATNLLK
- the panC gene encoding pantoate--beta-alanine ligase; amino-acid sequence: MKIFHNKSELSHLIDDFKANNSTIGFVPTMGALHNGHLSLVEKGLSENTVVVVSIFVNPTQFDNQEDLVKYPRTLEADVKLLKTVSNDKIIVYAPSVEDIYEGKVQSQSFKFDGLENEMEGAFRDGHFDGVGTIVKRLFEIVRPNRAYFGEKDFQQLQIIKKLVELYHIPVEIIGCPIHRAEDGLAMSSRNTRLTTEHRIAAPFIYKTLNSAKTKFGTKSAKKVTEWVEKQFSKQPLLELEYFIIADTETLKPVKRKSTKKTYRAFIAVYAGDIRLIDNIALN
- a CDS encoding glycogen/starch synthase: MKDKRILYVSSEVVPYLPETEISSMSFEAPRMVNKQGGQIRIFMPRFGNINERRHQLHEVIRLSGINLVINDLDMPLIIKVASIPKERIQVYFIDNEEYFKRKATLTDEDGKLFPDNDERAIFFAKGVIETVKKLNWAPDIIHVNGWLASLLPLYLKEFYKTEPLFTESKIVTSVYNQNFEGTLDKGMVDKVKFDGIDEEAIKPLQKPDYINLMKIAIDNSDAIIRGSQELPKELDGYINELDKPVLDFHSIEEFADPYTEFYKEAVLKNS